A single Rhopalosiphum padi isolate XX-2018 chromosome 4, ASM2088224v1, whole genome shotgun sequence DNA region contains:
- the LOC132929604 gene encoding protein decapentaplegic-like gives MISGVLLMVAVISGIVCGETPRPSGARAAFKDAGQAERHLLAALGMKRRPVVDKSKVEIPAAMLELYRMQMSYEFDTTALPLPGHHVKSANTARTYLHRETEPKKPKCRKYRLQFAVDPLPDGEWLTAAELRLTPTRHRPAGHPGRVQVLVHDIVQPGVRGVSKPVLRLLDSQYVDLPDAATTGQDEEASVTLDVTPALERWSQHGGRWMAGNHGLLIETLTDGGANVRAPIPETFELRAADRPALLVYSDDGKNSRPVGPPRRKRSSGANQQQQGRGGSGKRRKDGGSGRDICQRHPLYVDFTDVGWDDWIVAPPGYDAYYCHGDCPFPVAEHLNSTNHAIVQTLVNSMNPTAVPKACCVPTQLASISMLYLDEDNKVVLKNYQDMQVLGCGCR, from the exons ATGATAAGCGGTGTGCTGTTGATGGTGGCTGTGATATCAGGCATAGTGTGCGGTGAAACGCCGAGACCGTCGGGCGCTAGAGCCGCGTTCAAGGACGCTGGCCAGGCGGAAAGGCACTTGCTGGCCGCGCTGGGCATGAAGCGCCGACCGGTGGTGGACAAGTCCAAAGTGGAGATACCGGCCGCCATGCTGGAGCTTTATAGGATGCAAATGTCATACGAATTCGACACCACGGCCTTGCCGTTGCCGGGACACCATGTCAAGTCAGCGAATACCGCCCGAACGTACTTGCATAGAG AGACCGAACCAAAAAAGCCAAAGTGCCGGAAATACAGGCTACAGTTCGCAGTTGACCCGTTGCCTGACGGTGAATGGCTAACTGCGGCCGAGTTGAGGCTGACACCGACGCGGCATCGGCCGGCTGGACATCCAGGCCGCGTGCAAGTACTCGTGCACGATATCGTTCAACCGGGTGTCCGGGGCGTGTCGAAGCCAGTTCTTCGGTTACTCGACTCGCAGTACGTAGACCTGCCGGACGCGGCAACAACGGGACAGGACGAAGAAGCGTCAGTTACGCTGGACGTGACGCCCGCGCTAGAGCGGTGGTCGCAGCACGGCGGTCGGTGGATGGCCGGCAATCACGGGCTACTCATTGAGACGCTCACTGACGGTGGCGCCAACGTCCGGGCACCGATACCTGAAACGTTCGAGTTGCGAGCCGCCGACAGGCCTGCACTACTCGTGTACTCGGACGATGGCAAGAATAGCCGTCCCGTCGGCCCGCCGCGGCGGAAACGCTCATCGGGTGCCAACCAACAGCAACAAGGCCGGGGTGGTAGTGGAAAGCGGCGGAAGGACGGCGGCAGTGGCCGGGACATCTGCCAGAGGCACCCGCTGTACGTGGATTTCACGGACGTCGGCTGGGACGATTGGATTGTCGCGCCGCCCGGCTACGACGCTTACTACTGCCACGGCGACTGTCCATTTCCAGTGGCCGAACACCTCAACTCCACCAACCACGCCATTGTCCAGACATTGGTCAACTCCATGAACCCCACCGCCGTGCCCAAAGCGTGTTGTGTGCCTACTCAGTTGGCGTCCATATCTATGCTATACCTAGACGAGGATAACAAAGTGGTGCTCAAAAACTACCAGGACATGCAAGTGCTCGGGTGCGGGTGCAGGTAG